The Limanda limanda chromosome 14, fLimLim1.1, whole genome shotgun sequence genomic interval CCAGTTTCTAACATTACATCCTGGGTGTGGCAGCTGATTCAGTGCAAAGCAGACCCAAGTACAGTCAACGAACATGGAAACACACCGCTCCACTACGCCTGCTTTTGGGGTCAGGATGAGGTTGCAGAGGTGTgacgcacgcatgcacacacacacacacacacacacacacacacacacacacacacacacacacacacacacacacacacacacacacacacacacacacacacacacacacacacacacacacacacacacacacacacaatctgttgGCAAAAAAGGCCCTCTTGTGGGGAGAAATGTCAGTACACAACATAGTTGAACCCCTCTTTCTATTCTAGGACTTGATGACCAGTGGTGCCCAGGTGTGTACGTGTAACAGGTATGGACAGACACCTCTGGATAAGGCCAAGCCCCACCTCAGACAGCTGCTTCAAGGTCAGAGGGCATTTGACTGCAGTTTGACAAATTTACAGGCCAAAAAAAttgcactttattttattatgttattttttgtgtgcttgttttATAGAAAAAGCAGAGAAAATGGGCCAGAGTATGACCAAAGTCCCCTAtaaggaaacattttggaaGGGCACCATGCGAACACGACCTCGTGAGTAGCAGctgttcataaaaaaaaaggaattaatCAGCGTATCCAATCAAGACATTTGATTAATTATTCATGTTTTCGTTCTTTCAGGTAATGGCACCCTCAACAAGCAGGCTGGTATTGATTTCaagcagctctctctcctgGCAAAGATCAATGAAAACCAGTCTGGAGAGGTCGGTGgcactctgctgtgtgtgtcaatCTTTTATTAGAACTCTTTCAGCCCCTGTGTTGTTGACCACACTGTGTGCTGTGTCTGCAGTTATGGCAGGGTCGGTGGCAGGGAGACGAGATCGTGGTCAAGGTGCTGCAGGTGAGAGACTGGACCACCAGGAAGAGCCGAGACTTCAACGAGGAGCATCCCAAACTCAGGTTTCTGGCCCTTAACAGTGTTTCCTGTATAGAGACGTCAGGGTGCATTTGATGGGCGTAATGGGGGTAAAGTGCCGTACAATCTGTTTGCTTGCAGTAACTGAGGCTAATGCATTTGGCTCGGCAGGagtctcctctctcttcatGTCCGGGTATAAACACAGTACTAAAGTGAGGTTGCATGTGATTGATTGGTGCTGATTGAGGTCAGAGAAGTTGGGATCTTTTGCAAAGGGTGGAGGAGTTTGTAATTGTCGGAGGTCAAAAGAACGGGTTGTGGTTGGTGGTGTGGGGAAGTATTTCTTGgctctgttttcactgtgtcaTGTGTTCTGCTTGACTGCGGAAAACAAATCCCACAAACACCCCTCTGTTAGTAAACATGAGGGCCGGCATGACATGAAATTAAATTCATCACAGCTCaaattaaatcttattttgaaTCATGTTGGTAAGTGTTGCAATGACCTATGTTGATATATTCTTGTGTCAACTTTTTCCTACTGACTTTCCTGGCTGCTGCACAAAATTATTGCTTATATTAGggattgaaaaatgtatatcGGCCgatacatacaaaaaaacagTCGGCAAAGAAAAtttaattgaggcttgatatgtTATAGTTATgacataaaatgttttaaatattaaaaagaaaaaacactaatttgaaaaatacattcttctaaaacacattttttacgttaaatgaaaacacaagttaaGCAGGCTCTTCCCAAAAGGCAAAGCGTTAAACCATTCTAATGAAGAAAGTGAACTCATTCCAGCAGGTTCAGACAGATAGACTGCATTCAGGGAACCTTTGTTGTGCTTTGTGCATATCTCAAATGAGCTTCTCATAAGATTGTGTCATATGTTTTATCAGAGAAAtagcccccccccgccccccaccctAGATCTAatgaatcaaaaataaatcagagaataaaacttgaGGGCTGCAATAGAGCGCATTCCTCAGCTAAGGCTGACGGCACATTTATCGAGCTCAATTCCTATCCATGAAATTTCTTGGacatctgttgtgttgtttttgaataatcttgaaaaaaagagaagaaagtgaaatgaaaccTTGATACAAAACCTTAAAAGGACAGGGACAGAGAAGAGTCTGAACAGGCCGAGTGAGAGAATGGTTTTCAGTGCAGAACCGTGTGCAACTGAAAGAGCTTGGCAGTGTGATCCCATGTTGGCTTCAGGTTTTGCCCTTTTTTAAGAAGTGTTGCCAGCATAAAGAATTCTGAGCACCCTGAACAATTCAGCAGCATAGAGCTGcagataaatacataaaaatagtGCAATCCAAGATTCTATATTTACCTCAAACCAGACATAAGACAAGTGCACAGCAGAACAAACTTACATTGCATTTAGAACACTAATATGGAATGCTGTGGGTAGGTATAAAGGCTATCTTAAGTAGAAAATGAAGgaatatatagataaatatggTACAAACAGACATTAGAATATTGCATGCAACTGAATTGAATTGCACATACTAATAAATGACAGATAATATAACAGAGATGGTGTGTGTTAATATACTGTACACAGAAAGTATATTGCACATAAGGTTCTTGACGAAAGGGAAATCTTTAAGGCCCTCAGCTGATACAGAGGAGGTGAACAGTCGTAGGAATTGTCAGAgcttccttctttctctctagAAAAAGCTTCTACTCgtcttgttgtgttttaaatgggtttcctcttccttcctaATCAGCTGAGAAAGACTTCCCTATTCGCAGAATatagaaaacttttttttcttctttttttaacaccacacacactttctgtcCTTTGCGTGTCCGTAGGATCTTTTCTCATCCAAACATTCTGCCTGTTCTTGGGGCCTGTCAggcgcctccttctcctcaccctATCATCATCACCCACTACATGCCATACGGATCCCTCTACAACATCCTCCACCAGGGCACCAGTAAGTCAATCAAGTATGGAATGGAAATGGATCTTAAACCCCCCCCATACTCTCTACTTTCTGGCTTCATtgtatcctcctcttcctcagctctgGTGGTCGACCAGAACCAAGCAGTGAAGTTTGCATTGGACATCGCCAGCGGCATGGCTTTCCTCCACACCTTAGAACCAATGGTTTCCCGGCTTCACCTCAACAGTAAGCATATCATGGTGAGTACTGTTGTTGATCACGAAGACCTTGTTCAGACCTGCTcttaacatccgtcctgagatCCGATCGCTCAGACCACATTGGGAGTTGATGTGGGACCCATGTGGTATATTCTTTTTGCTatgtgaaaacaaatgtgttgttGATCACCGATACTCAATGAGCGTCTTCtgacctgctgcagtttcaCGATGAATTTTAATGTAAAGTAGTTTACTGACTCTTTGTTTGTGGTCACCATCACAATTTCAGCACTGACCAACACATAATGATTGATGCTTTCGTTAAATTGGTAAAATGAGAATCATTCAGCCCCTCCcgactcctccctctctctagcTCGAGttgacacacagatacacacacatcgacacacacccacacaggggTCACAGGAGACAAAATATCTCTGAGGACAGACGTTaataataccaggtctgaacagggacTAAAAGAGTTTAGTCTATTAGTGCCACTACCCAGTCTGAAGCTGATGTGATTCCCCTGCAGATTGATGAGGACATGACAGCCAGGTTAAGCATGGCGGATGCAAAGTTCTCCTTCCAGTGTCCGGGTCGAATGTACTCTCCAGCGTGGATGGCCCCTGAAggtattcttttttatttttttcctcttcaccctTCTCACTCCCGTCCACTTCATGTTCCCCATAATgagtcattcatttaaaaacatcctcAACTCTATAATTTATTCTTAACCATGCTGTGTCCATATGGTGTGTCGCCCGGGTTACGGAATACAAATAAACCCTGCGAGTTGTCCAGTGATATTCATGGTTTTCCActtccctctttgttttttcttcagcgCTGCAGAAGAGGCCTGAAGACATCAACAGGAGATCTGGGGACATGTGGAGCTTTGCTGTGTTGCTATGGGAGCTGGTCACCAGGGAGGTGCCCTTCGCTGACCTCTCACACATGGAGATTGGCATGAAGGTAATTGGGTGCAGTGTTTATCCACCCACAGGCGTATGCACAGTATTAACATCCTTGTCTATGCGTTTCAAAAGATACTGACTTCCGACCTTTTCCCAGGTGGCCCTCGAGGGTCTCCGGCCCACTATTCCTCCGGGGATTTCCCCTCACATCTGTAAACTTATGAGGCTCTGCATGAACGAAGACCCGGCCAAGAGACCCAAGTTCGACATGATCGTCCCCATCCTGGAGAAGATGCAAGACAAGTGAAGGcatcagctgcaacatgtaCTCTCCTGCTTTTTTAATCATCAAACCACTCGTATCATCACTTCAGTCATGTATCCGCTAAGCTGCTGTAAATAATGTCAGAGACCACTTCAGCCACACAATTCAAATCTGCTTTTGGTGTATAATTTAAAATTGAGGGATAAATGTTCTTTAGCGTATCTCTGAGCTCTTTTATTATATCTTGAATTGAAATGCTGGCAAACCTTTAAGTCCAGGGTGGATTATATTCGGCGATATGTCAGGCACAATTGCTTAGAGACTGATCCAAAGACATGTGTATAGAAACACTGCTTTTATACACATCAACAAATGCCAATgcaataaatattttatatttatgacaAACCCTCGTTGTTTTATTTGAGGATATCATCGTCCTGAGAAAAATGGTTAGCCTGCTGGAAAATGTTCAGGTATGTTATCTTGCTTTTCATCACTGGATGGAGTGATCTCTATCCTGTGAAGAAGGCCACAAGATGGCACTTTGagaattaaaaattaaaactaCTTTTTAAGGTAACAGTAAACCTCTAAGCTCAGTTCTCATGCTCTATGAGAGCAAATCAAATGTCTGATAGGATTTTCTTGTCCattagtattttttttgcaGGATTAAGCCGAATCTACGGAATGGATTTTCACCAAAGTTGGTGAAGGGatgtttgttaatttgttaTCATAGTTATTATTCAAACCGCTTCCTATTTATGCCTCTCAACCACCTTGGCCAAATTTCTTCACAGTTGGTACAAACAGTCACAAATAACAAACTGTTTCGATTTTGGTTGTTTGAGCtcgaaggtcaaggtcacagtgggcttacaaacatgtttttgctTAAACCTCGTGTCTCAAATCTGCTTGTATGGAATTGCTTCAAACTTTGACTAGTTGTCACCTGGACAAATATTAAGGGATTAAACTGAAACTTTACCAATTGGCAGAGGCATGCATCAGCAGGGTGGTAATTCTagttcttttatatttttacaatgAGAACTAGGCCGTGATTTAGATATTTGCTCTTGTTACGCCCCTAGTCTAGGGGAACATAGAGACATAACATGTGGTGCTCACCCCATTCTTCCAACTCCCAAGCAGGCCAGTGTCACCAGGTATTTTCGTTTAGTGgtagctttttattttcacttcagagggagagaaggccaacacaacaaacaaaaaaatctatcTCCCTAACTTCCTGCTACAAACCAAAAAGGTTAACAAAAAGGCAAAAGCTTACCTAACTCCTAAACcaggaaacacaggagaaaaaagGGTAAAAGAAAATAGCTTCTCCCTCCTACAGGGCTACCACCCAcagttttcttctttcataCATACGCAacaaatattatgaaaattccacttttgtagtgcttctacacgttaatttgggtatctggcgtgtctaccgtcccaaaaactcttgaaaaaaaaaacttctgcGATCTGtggtggttcctctatgtcagaaactataagCTAGAGTGAGTCAAATGGGGAAAACACCAGATTGTGACCTCACAGTTTGTCTGCATGGCATAGGCCCCCTCCCCCTGGAGGCGGAGATCTGGTGGAGGGTGTATGGTGTGACTGGGGGGGCGGGgcagtgagagggggggggggcggagcactcaaaacaggacaatctgaggagggctgttttagacagggtaaaaaggctgctgttttaaatgatccttgtgaccaaaaaatgttacagacatttcattaagaccccaatgaaccatatcaactgtggtgaaatgggcATAATTTGTCCCCTTTAAGACAGACACTGGTCCCAGTTGGATGTGGGAGAATtggtggggagagagagactgcagtCAGTCAGTGCTTCTTGTAGGCTCCTCTCTTCAGTCTGGCCAATCCTGGAGCAGCAATCAGGCGGCTCACTCCAATCAGCAGGTCCAACCTGCTAACaatcaggcacacacacacacactcaacgaAGACTGCTCACATAGGAACAGAACAGgatcacatatacacacagagtCGTAACACTCTACTCAGTGAAATTCTTGTTCATGTGATGAGAGGTTACTTAGGTttatacaggactgtctcagaaaatttgaatattgtgataaagttctttattttctgtaatgcaattaaaaaaacaaaaatgtcatgcattctggattcattacaaatcaactgaaatattgcaagccatttattcttttaatattgctgattatggcttacagcttaagaaaactcaaaaatcct includes:
- the ilk gene encoding integrin-linked protein kinase; translated protein: MDDIFTQCREGNSVAVRLWLDNTENDLNLGDDHGFSPLHWACREGRSGVVDMLIMRGARINVMNRGDDTPLHLASSHGHRDIVAKLIQCKADPSTVNEHGNTPLHYACFWGQDEVAEDLMTSGAQVCTCNRYGQTPLDKAKPHLRQLLQEKAEKMGQSMTKVPYKETFWKGTMRTRPRNGTLNKQAGIDFKQLSLLAKINENQSGELWQGRWQGDEIVVKVLQVRDWTTRKSRDFNEEHPKLRIFSHPNILPVLGACQAPPSPHPIIITHYMPYGSLYNILHQGTTLVVDQNQAVKFALDIASGMAFLHTLEPMVSRLHLNSKHIMIDEDMTARLSMADAKFSFQCPGRMYSPAWMAPEALQKRPEDINRRSGDMWSFAVLLWELVTREVPFADLSHMEIGMKVALEGLRPTIPPGISPHICKLMRLCMNEDPAKRPKFDMIVPILEKMQDK